The following are encoded together in the Ranitomeya imitator isolate aRanImi1 chromosome 4, aRanImi1.pri, whole genome shotgun sequence genome:
- the LOC138675239 gene encoding uncharacterized protein: METQYPREQCSPLLASTQLEPCMSPDWRNNFITQNYARIEAVAPIADNGPALHLIMDTDTETSDDMAENWCVPEPRDTLGSDVEIIDVKNPATSAKPDAPKRRGNSLRRCFKNRKVARKIQLEKENIPASASLSIAPPVKPGADVGQFPLHTYTSPLQQRVLHRRNYDTEENQPQRANTAVRTTSLSPICVVDRDECYAAPKQPGNPSPKISHQKYTNVSREKRAAPNARPRITRPANSTGAIPQVTPENREIEQLSEGMWSPTEPLNIPVCQTVQSADTALADSSSVFAPVLPLKKRTVSRRRVGRKQKVAVHTPYTGRPSWDADHVKMFTDMSAQYAQSKLAQMELKSFCDTYERLLNACPTPDITEELRAFKLNHP; the protein is encoded by the exons atggaaacccaataccctcgcgagcaatgcagcccccttcttgcaagcacacaattag agccgtgtatgtcgcccgattggcgcaataatttcataacgcagaattatgcgcgcattgaagccgtggcgccgatagccgataatgggcctgctcttcatctcatcatgg atactgacacggagacatctgacgatatggctgaaaactggtgtgttcccgaaccacgcgatacgctgggttcagacgtggagatcatagatgtcaagaaccctgcaacttcagcgaaacccgatgcgcctaaaagacgcggcaactcgttacgccgatgtttcaagaatagaaaag ttgcccggaaaatacagcttgaaaaagagaatattcccgcctctgcgagtttgagcattgcgcctcccgttaaaccaggagctgatgtgggacaattcccgcttcatactt atacgtcgcctcttcaacaacgagttttgcaccggcgtaattacgacactgaagagaatcaaccacaaagagctaatacggcggtgcgaacaacatctctctcgcccatctgtgttgtggatcgtgatgaatgctacgctgcaccaaaacaacccgggaatccaagccccaagatttcacatcagaaatatacgaacgtttcaagagagaaacgtgcagcgccgaacgctaggccccgcataactcggcccgccaatagcacaggcgccataccccaagttacgcctgaaaacagagaaattgaacagctctccgagggtatgtggtcacccacagagcccctcaatatacctgtgtgccagactgtgcaatctgcagatactgctcttgcagactcttctagcgtttttgcccctgtattacctctaaagaaacgaaccgtatcccgacgccgtgtaggtagaaagcagaaagttgctgtacatacaccttacacaggtcgtccttcgtgggatgctgaccatgtcaaaatgtttactgacatgtctgcgcagtacgctcaaagcaaactcgcacagatggaactaaaatctttctgcgatacatatgaaagactgttaaatgcgtgtccaacacctgacattaccgaggagctgcgtgctttcaaactaaatcacccctga